In Pseudoalteromonas sp. '520P1 No. 423', the sequence CTAACGCTAACGCTAACGCTAACGCTAACGCTAACGCTAACGCTAACGCTAACGCTAACGCTAACGCTAACGCTAACGCTAACGCTAACTTTCGCATAATATTAAAAACTAATGGCCCTTGTTTTTTTCTTATCCTTGATTCATCTTCTCTAAAAGTCATATCTAACATCCAGTGCATACTTTCAACTTGCCAATGACTTCGCACCGCGTGCAAGGCTTGTTCTGCGTTTAAATCTAAAGAACTTATGTACCAACGTGTTTCCTCTGTATCCTTATAGCCGGTTCAATATAAATTGGCATGATCCATTAGCGTCGTAAATAAGTCATCAAGACTACAGCGTTTAGCTCTTCTATAGCTTTAACTTGTGCCCACTTCTTTTCTATTGGATTCAAGTCAGGACTGTATGGCGGTAAAAATTCCAATGTGCATCCATGCTCATCAATAGCATCCAACATATCCTCTTTTTTATTAAACGAAGCATTGTCCATGACAATCACTGCATCATTAGATATTTTAGGGAGTAAATCTTGGGTTAGCCATGCGTAGGATACGTCTGAGTTGATGTCGCAAGAAAAAACAATCAGCGTGACAAATGTAGCACCGATAACATTTACTCGACCTCTAGCATGCCAGTCATGGTTGCCATAGCAGCGGGAACCCACTTTTGCATACCCATAAAGGCGTGGCATACACTGAGCAAAGCCTCTTTCATCCAAATAAACGATTTCTTTACCTGCTTTTTCATAAGCGGATATTTTTTCCCTAAAACATACGCGAGCTTCATCATTCGCTTTGGGGTGGCTCAACGCTTTTTTTTATAGGTAATCTTGAGTCGTTTTAGACCGTAATGAATGGCAGGTTGCCCAACATTTAGCCGTTTGACTCGCTCCCACTGGTGTTTTCAAATGTGAGGTTATAACTTTCTTTGTAAGCCAATACGTGTTGGCGAAAATCGATACTATAAGTCAGCAAAGTATTATGTCATATTATTTTGATTTAGCTATAGGACTCTTTTAAATTCGGTCGCTTGCGGCCGATTCTTTTATTTGTATTGAACCTTGGTTAAATCTATATGGCAAATTACTAATATTTTTGTGTGGTCAAATTGGCTCAAGTATAGGCTGGTTTGAAGCGCTGTATCTAGCATGCCCTTTAAATCCTCATAAAATAAAAAATGACTTTTTATCTTTTTGTGTACGTGGCTATTAAGTATCTATAGTTGCTGTTTAGGTAAAGAAGATTTTGATGTAATGCGAGGTGAAGAGTTGTAAATATTGGGTTGGCTAGAATTAAATCCCAAACATCAGACTGGGCGTTATTTATTATGTTTGCCTGGAATACATACAAAATGGGTTTTATTGGTTGATGGAGAAATTCAACTTTTTAAAACTGCAATAACAGGTGAATTATTTGACTTATTAAGCACGCAAAGCATTTTAATCAAGAAGCTTTTTTAAGCGGTGCAATCAAAACAATAAATAATGAGCAGGGCGCATTTTCTCACTCTTTATTTAGTGTTCGCAGTAAGCATTTATTTTCCCAGTTAAGTGAGCATGCGGCATACTCTTATTTATCTGGCTTTTTAATCGGTTGTGATATTAGGGCTGCAATGAATGCTTCGCAATAGAATATGGAAAGTTTTGAAAGTATAGAGATTATTGGCGCGCCACATTTAAGCGATTGCTTTTCCAAGCTTTTATCTATAAAAAACATAAAGTCGACTGTACATAATGTAGAAAAAATTACCTCATTAGGCTTTAGTGGCTTAGGTTAATGTAGATTGTATAAAATATTGGTTTTATTTTAATTAATAAGATAATAATATATATCATACAAAAATCTATTGAGATGGATGACGCGTTTTAAAATTTATTAAATCGTTATTCAGTTCAAGCACTATAACTAAAACAATATGAGGTAAGTTATGACTTTATCGACACTAGACATATCAGTCTTTGTGTTTTACGTCATTGCCTTAATCGGCATTGCATATTACGTATCACGAGAAAAAGCAGGGCATGAAAAAAATGCTAATGATTATTTTTTAGCTGGAAATAGCTTACCTTGGTGGGCGATAGGTGCATCTTTGATCGCAGCTAATATTTCTGCTGAACAAATAATCGGTATGTCGGGTTCAGGTTATAAAATAGGATTGGCAATCGCATCTTATGAATGGATGGCTGCAATAACCTTGATGATCGTTGGTAAATATTTTTTGCCGATTTTTTTAGAACGAAAAATTTATACTATGCCGCAATTTTTGGAGCAAAGGTTTGATAGTCGCGTACGCACTATCATGGCGATTTTTTGGCTGGGAGTGTATGTGTTTGTAAATTTAACCGCAATATTGTGGTTAGGCGCGCTTGCACTTAATACCATCACAGGTATCGATATGATGTATGGCATGATATTTTTAGCTTTTTTTTCAATTGCTTACTCTTTATATGGCGGCTTAAAAGCGGTTGCATTCACTGATATTATTCAAGTGGTATTATTGGTGTTTGGCGGCTTGTTTTTATCTTATATGGCACTTGATTTAATAGGTCAAGGTCAAGGGCTTATCCAAGGTTTTAACGTATTAATGGATAAAGCACCTGAAAAGTTTGATATGATTTTATCGCCCCAAAGTGAGCATTATGCTGATTTGCCAGGTATTTCAGTATTGGTAGGTGGTATGTGGATCATGAACTTATCTTACTGGGGTTTTAATCAATATATTATTCAACGTACTTTAGCGGCGAAAGATTTGCGTGAAGGTCAAAAAGGTATTTCGTTTGCTGCATTCTTAAAGTTATTAATGCCAATTATAGTTGTATTACCAGGTATTGCTGCTGTGTTATTGCTACCAGATTTAGGCAAGCCAGATCAGGCTTATCCTGAACTAATGAATTTAATGCCATCAGGACTAAAAGGTTTAGTATTTGCTGCATTAATCGCTGCAATTGTCTCATCTTTAGCATCCATGACAAATAGTATCGCGACTATTTTTACTATGGATTTATACAAAAATGATAAGAATCCACGTAGTGAAGTCCATTATGTAAAAGTGGGCCGAATCGTAAGCTTTACAGCTTTAATCGTAGCGATGTTAGTTGCAAAACCGCTATTAGGTCAGTTTGATCAAGCATTCCAGTATATACAAGAATTTACAGGTTTCTTCACACCTGGTATCGTCGTTTTATTTATTTTAGGCATGTTTTGGAAGAAAACAACGGCAAATGGCGGGCTTGCTGCTGCGTTAGGCTCTGCTGTTTTATCATTTGCTTTAAAGATGTTGTGGCCTGAATTACCATTTATGGATCGAGTCGGTTTAGTGTTTATTTTATGTATGTTACTTGCCGTTGTGGTGTCTTTAGTCGAAAACAAAGGCAATCATGAAAATGCTGTGGATTTAAAAGGTATTAGCTTTGGTACTTCAAAGAGTTTTAGCATTTCAACAGCTGCGGTGTGTTTAATATTGGTAGGTTTTTATACCACTTGGTGGTGATACCCATTCCAATAAATAAATGATTTTTATAAGCCTGTAATCATTGCAATTTATGGTAGTTATTAACCGATAGTTGTAAGTGTTTACAGGCTTTTTTATTGAGATTTAAATTAATAGCCATTCTTACTGAGTGATCAGGTAATTAATGTAAATGGTATAAACGTCACTTTAATAACTATATTATCAACTTAAAATGTTTCGAGAATGACTGAATGAACAATAAAATAACAGCAGAATTAATTACTACAATTAAAGTTAATAGATTTAACGATGGCCGCATTGACCGCCAAGGGCGGTTTTGGGCCGGCACAATGAATGAAAAAGAAACAGCGCCAACAGCAAAATTATAT encodes:
- a CDS encoding transposase codes for the protein MSHPKANDEARVCFREKISAYEKAGKEIVYLDERGFAQCMPRLYGYAKVGSRCYGNHDWHARGRVNVIGATFVTLIVFSCDINSDVSYAWLTQDLLPKISNDAVIVMDNASFNKKEDMLDAIDEHGCTLEFLPPYSPDLNPIEKKWAQVKAIEELNAVVLMTYLRR
- a CDS encoding 2-dehydro-3-deoxygalactonokinase yields the protein MEPWLNLYGKLLIFLCGQIGSSIGWFEALYLACPLNPHKIKNDFLSFCVRGY
- a CDS encoding sodium/sugar symporter yields the protein MTLSTLDISVFVFYVIALIGIAYYVSREKAGHEKNANDYFLAGNSLPWWAIGASLIAANISAEQIIGMSGSGYKIGLAIASYEWMAAITLMIVGKYFLPIFLERKIYTMPQFLEQRFDSRVRTIMAIFWLGVYVFVNLTAILWLGALALNTITGIDMMYGMIFLAFFSIAYSLYGGLKAVAFTDIIQVVLLVFGGLFLSYMALDLIGQGQGLIQGFNVLMDKAPEKFDMILSPQSEHYADLPGISVLVGGMWIMNLSYWGFNQYIIQRTLAAKDLREGQKGISFAAFLKLLMPIIVVLPGIAAVLLLPDLGKPDQAYPELMNLMPSGLKGLVFAALIAAIVSSLASMTNSIATIFTMDLYKNDKNPRSEVHYVKVGRIVSFTALIVAMLVAKPLLGQFDQAFQYIQEFTGFFTPGIVVLFILGMFWKKTTANGGLAAALGSAVLSFALKMLWPELPFMDRVGLVFILCMLLAVVVSLVENKGNHENAVDLKGISFGTSKSFSISTAAVCLILVGFYTTWW